In Podarcis raffonei isolate rPodRaf1 chromosome 8, rPodRaf1.pri, whole genome shotgun sequence, the genomic window ATGCTATCAAAGGTATCTAATTCTTAGCAGTGGTATTAATCTCTTTGAGTTCTAACTTACACCAATTTTCTGCAGACCTTTCAGAGAGATTTTCGTAAGAGCTTTATTGTGATCACAAATTAAGAGTGTAGTCCTttacatgtcaactcagaagtaaatcgctttgagctcagtggggcttactcttaagtaagtgtgcatatgattgcagcctaagacTCCTGGTCGCAAAGACAGTGGTATATGCTGGGGCTTTAATCTTGCAATTACTCTCGTGTTGCTGTTTCTAATACATATTAATTCCACAAGTGGTTAAAAGTCCTGACTAAACATGAAGTTAGTGCAGATAACTTGCTAAACTGTTTCATGAAAATGTTGACATAAGAGTTGTATTGCTAGTGCAAAGCTCAACACTCAAATAAAAATAGAGAATAAATTATTCATAGTACTTGCTTTGCAGTTGTCTTTACTACTCTGTGTGTACTATAGTGGCAGGCCCTGTTGGTTTGTGTGCTCTTACTAAGTGAATTGTTTGCTGAAGCTAATTAAGATTCAGAAGCTGCTCAAGAGCATGTGTTTTTGAAGCAAAGCAGCATAAATAGTAAGGTCATGAGTTTGTCCGGCTTCCAGGGCTGCAGCTGGAAAAGATTCAGCATAGCTGTTCTGGAATGTTTCCAACTCACTAGGAACAGGAGATGTTCTCATACATTCACTGATTATTTGTCGatttagctcagcagtttctacattgattggcagcagttcttcagAGTCACAGACGGgattctttcccagtcctacctagagatggtgGGGAttagacctgggaccttctgcatgcagagcagctaCCATTGAATTCATGACACTTCTCCAATCTTGGCTTCAATTTTGCATTTGGGTGTTTCCCATTCGGCTTGTTGTATGTGTAGGGCATATTCGTTCTTTCTCCAGAACTAATTTATGTATTGACCAGTATAATTGTGTGACTTGGCCTACATGAAGTGTCTGATGATAAATGTGGCAGTGTTGTACTTACAGTTTGTTCTTCATTATGCTTTGAGTCAAATATTTCACCCACTTTTCTGTGTGCAGGATTATGTTTTTGATCCCAATTCATcccttcttctttccttgtaTCAGCCTGGAATTCTTGCAGTTAATTACATATGCTTCATCAGTCACAGTGAAATGCTGATGCCATTTGGCTCAAACAACTGGTGCTCATCACTTGCAGGCTTGTACAAGTTGTTTGTTGGATTATTTCCATAGAAAACTATTCTTCAGCTGATAAAAGACACTTGCAAATTACTGCTATTTCCTTCATGCCCTTATTTTACTACTTTCACCTTTACTTAAAACCCTTAATATAAGCAAGAAGTTGAACATTTGATGTGTTCTGGCAAAAGCTGATGCAATTTGAAAGAACAGAATGGGGGAAACTTGGCGGCTTGCAAATGGATGGACATCAGAGATCAGGGTGATTTTTCCTGTAATAACAACTTTATGGCTCTTCAGAAGATGAGCTGTCGCTCAATGGTAGACCATCTGATTtgtatacagaaggtcccagtttcaatccttgTCACCTCTAGGTAGCGCTTGGAAAGTttactgtctgaaaccctggaaaaccatTAGTAAAGCTAAAGTACtgtagatggactaatggtctcactctgtataaggcaacttcctagatCCCTGTTTGGTAAGGAGAGCTGAAAGCATCAAGATTACTCTTTCCATCAAATTACTCACAAAACAATCTTGTAGCATCTTAAAGATGAACACACTTACTGTGGAATAATGGGCTTGAGATCACTTTGTCAAATGTGAGTTGCCACATGGCCTTGTATTTGTTGTAGCATACTAGTATAGTCTTTGCCATATAGGGACTTATTTTACCAGATGTATTACCCTCTCTGTGGCAGTGCTATGTATTCAGATGCTTGTTGCTGTTCACAACCTAATTTCTGGAGAGTGGAGGGGTAGCCCTAGCAACCAGTCCTCCTATTCTCAGCCCCTGTGGCTATCCTTCAGGACACCAGTAAGACTGTGTTTGTTCTCTGCTGCAGTGAACACCAGTGGCTGTAACCTGGACAAGGTAAATATTCTTCCCAGTGCCTTGATAACGCCACTCAGGCCAAACAGTGTGATCAAGAGTGAAGAGGCTGCTCCCATGGCACTTACAGCTGAAAAAAGGGCTCCTCCAGTCTTTAAGGTAAGTAGTGGCATAGAGAGCTGGTGATGGGGGGGGTTCTGCAAAACTTTTATTTGACAAAACTTTTATTAAAAGATCAACTCTACCCCTCAAGTTAATGATCTTTCAGACACGAGCTTTCCTCTTCCCACTGCTCTCTGAGCCCAAGAGTGTCTGGATTATCATTTTGCTAAATGCATACCATGCTGAGTGCTGAATGGTTGGTAAAACAGCATCTACCACAGCCTTCTTTTGCAGCCTAACTTGTTGCAGCTGAAACAAGATGTGGTGTGGGTCTTCCATTGAGTGCTTTACTTTGATGTTGAACCAGTCAATTTCACCCTTTCTGACAAAGATAATCAGATTCCTGATTCAGGGATTTGATATCTTTTTCTTGGGCTCTCTTGATTTTATTGTGATCAACTACAAATCTGTGGTGAGCTGTGGTGAGCTGGTCAACAGCATATCTAATGCCCTGCATagcaaaattatttatttctaaTATGTTGTACTCTGTCTTTTTATTCAAAGTGGAAGGTGTACTTGATTTTTCTATTGCCAGTTCATAACTTCCATCATTTCCACCTTGGCTATTATTCATTTCTATCAgccaaaaaaattatttcatttgaTGGTATTGAAGCATCCTGCTTACTTCTCTGCTTATATTTAGTAAGCCGCCTTCTTGCTGCTTGTGCTTTTTTAATTGTCCATTATGCGGGGTCatatataactgcaagtacttggcaatcattttttatGATAttcaattttacacacatttttacatattttttataAGAAGCTAAAAATTATTGGAAGTTGTACAGAAACAAAAGGTCAATATTTTATGTAGTTAGTTGCCAAGTAAAACTAAATCATATTAATTTAatcaaaatatcttttgaatttccAAGTCattttacaactttttagcacccctcatttttggaatttttaagttgaaaaattcaacatgccTTAATGGGATAGGGATCCAATGTTGCAGTTGGTGTGGTTTAAATGTTAAGCAGTTTTCAGAGTGTTGTTTCATTGAGGCACCATGCAAGCCTATGATTGTTCTCTCTTATTACTGTGTGCTTTCCCCTTCAGGCAACAAGTGTAGTTGGACCACCCCAAGCCACATTGGAAACCAACATGTCCAGTATATTGGGCAATGGCACtttctcctcttctgcttctcaCTTAGCACCAGAGAGTGAAAATCAGCAGCTGCAGCCAAAGGTATATACTCCAGAGGCAATGCCCTCCCTCCAGGCACAGGACCTTGCCCAGCCTGGCAGCTTCCCTGCAGGTTCTGGTCCCAATCAGCTGCAAAACAGTGACACCTTGTTGCAGCAGGCATCCCAGTTCCCCACCAGGGAGTCCCAGCCGAGAGAGGTGTTGCAGCCAGAGAGTGCAGTCATGACTTTGTCTCAGTTGACAGAGGCGTCCCAGCAGCAGTCACCACTCCAGGAATCGACACAAGTGTTGCAGCAGCAGATGTCGTCAAACCTTTTCTCATCGGCCAGCAGTGTGAGTCAGCTGCAGAACACAATTCAACAACTGCAAGCAGGGAACTTTCAGTCTAGCACTGCCAGCAGCAACCATGGAAGTGTAGATTTGGTCCAGCAGGTCCTGGAAGCCCAGCAGCAGCTGTCCTCTGTCTTGTTCTCTGGGTCTGACAATGAGGATGTTCAAGAGCAAATCAATGTAGAGATTTTTCAGCAGGTTAGCCAGATCCAAAATGGAGTCAGTCAAGGGATGTTTTCTGCCTCTGACACTGTCCATTCAAGGGCTGAGGACCTTCTCTCTGGGAGAAGTGAGAATGTCCATCCACAACCTGAAAGttctttgtccagccagcagcagcagcagcagcagcagcaagcaatgGAGACTTCTGCAGCTATGGTGATTGAGATTCAGCAAGGCCTCTGCCAGGCAGCAAGTCAGATGCAGTCTGACATGTTCTCAACCTCCTCTTCGGGAAATAGAAACATCCAGCAGTCCCCAGTGTACCAACAAACTTCTCACCTGATGGGTGCACTGACAACAAATGAAGACATACAGATGCAGTGTGAGCTATTCTCACCCACCAGTGTTTCTGGTAATGAAGCTGGTACTCcatcgcagcagcagcaacagcagcagcaggtggtgcCTGCCAACGGCCCTTCCATGTTTCAGTCTTCTGGCTCTGCCGATGGTGAAGAAGCTCCAGGTCAGACCAAACAGATGCAGAACAATGTATTTCAAGCTATGGTTCAAATGCAGCACAGCGGGGAGAACCAGGCGCAGGtcagcctcttctcctcctcaGAAAGCATGATGGCCGTTCAGGACAATGGaacacagcagcaacagcagcaaaccgGGAGCCTCTTTCAGCAGAGTGGGGAGTTGATGTCTCTCCAGTCTGGAAGCTTCTTGCAGCAGGCTTCCCATTCACAGGCTCAGCTTTTTCACTCACAGAGCCCTATTGGGGATGCTCAGAACATCTCGCAGGAGACCCAAAGTGCTCTCTTCCACAGCCAGAGCTCTGCCTCTTCCTCAGAGCAGCTGCAGCCTCCAATGTTCCACTCCCAAAGTCCCATGGGTGTGGTTCAGGACCAGCAGGCAAGCAACCTATTCCTTCCCCAGAGCTCAGTTGCACAGGAGGAACAGATGCCCTTCTTTGCCACACAGAATTCCATTTCTCCACTGCAGACATCTGCCAATGCTGAGCAGCAGTCGACattccagcagcagcaggctcAGCTCTCACACCTCCAGAACCCTATGCTTGCCCAAGAGCAGtcccagcaacagcagcagagcaTGTTCCAATCACAGGTGCCCCAAAACCAGCAAGGAGCCATGTTCCAACCACAGCATTCTATGGTGGCTCTTCAGAACAGCACACCCtcccaagagcagcagcagcagaatttgAGGTTCAGCAATCAGAATTCCATGGGTCCTATGACATCCCAGAAGCAGAACATGATGTACAACCCAAGCCCTAACCCAATGGccagccaggagcagcagcagcagcagcagcagcagcaacaacaacaacaacaacaacaaagccagtcTCTCTTCCACCCACAAAGCAGCATGGCACCAATGAATCAGGATCAGCAACCCATGCAGTTTCAGAACCAGAGCCCAGGCTCTAATCAAGCTGAGTCACAGCAGCAGCCTGCCTTATTCCACAACTCACCCCAGATCCAGCTAGTCCAAGGATCCTCCAGTTCTCAGGAGCAACCTGTCACCCTCTTCATATCATCGACTTCCATGTCTGCCTTGCAAAACAGCATGAACCAGCAAGAGTTGCAGCAGCCCCCCCTCTACTCTTCACCAAACAATATGGCTGGCATCCAGGGAGCTTCTTCAcccccgcagcagcagcagcagcagcagcaggctgctTTGTTCCACAACACACCTGGAAGTGGTTCCATGAACCAGCTGCAGAACTCCTCCGCTTCATCTCGGCAGACCTCTGGAATATTCCTGTTTGGCATCCAAGATAGTAAGTACAGAGTATCCAGAATTGTCATTGGCTAAATTTTAGTGCTTTCTTCCCTTTGTGGAGCTTGTGTTGGAGGCTACATCTGTGTAGCTGTGAAAAACTATCTAAAATTGTGTTGAATTGTGACTTTCTTTGTAAAGCCCATATAATCTGGGAACACACTACAGTGTTAACAGCAATTTTGACATAGACTGCTTACAGTctaaagcaaggatggggaacttgtggtcctccagatggagttggactccaactccccccatcaggcccagccagtatAAAAGTCAGTTATCAGTCCATTCTAAGTGTATAAATGTGTACAAAAGCATCCAAATTCAGTTTGTTCACTCAGTGGCATTTTTATAGCATTTTCCCAGAAGTAGAAATTCTGTAACTGTGGCAGAGCTGCTGTAAACCTATCTGCATGCTTTCAGAGCATAGCACAGCACATAATATGGTGGGGAAGAGCTCTCTAGCTGTGCAGTAGATTTTATATATAGACAAAGAAGAATGAGCCAAAGGGCCTGTTAACTTCGTATGAGATGCTTTGTGCATCTGTCGGTGTCTGACTTCTTTCTACTGGTTTCTTGGGATACCAGCACCCTGATTCTAAATGCCTTAGGGGGAAATGCTCTGTGGGGACACTCTAGATGTTTATGAGGCCAGTACAATGTGAAATGCAATAGGCTTCCTTTCACTGCTCAATAAATTTGCATGGTGCTCTGAA contains:
- the NFAT5 gene encoding nuclear factor of activated T-cells 5 isoform X3, which encodes MYPVFTSELYTADASSAPSSSSMGGACSSFTTSSSPTIYSTSVTDSKAMQVESCSSAMGVSNRGVSDKQLTNNTAQQQQQQSTPKRHTVLYITPPPEDLLDNSRMSCQDEGCGLESEQSCSMWMEDSPSNFSNMSTSSYNDNTEVPRKSRKRNPKQRPGIKRRDCEESTMDIFDADSAKAPHYVLSQLSTDSKSNSKAGNGTSETPKTTGGKKSPMLCGQYPGKSEGKELKIMVQPETQHRARYLTEGSRGSVKDRTQQGFPTVKLEGHNEAVTLQVFVGNDSGRVKPHGFYQACRVTGRNTTPCKEVDIEGTTVIEVGLDPNNNMTLAVDCVGILKLRNADVEARIGIAGSKKKSTRARLVFRVNITRKDGSILTLQTPSSPILCTQPAGVPEILKKSLHSCSVKGEEEVFLIGKNFLKGTKVIFQENMSDENSWKGEAEIDMELFHQNHLIVKVPPYHDQQITAPVSVGIYVVTNAGRSHDIQPFTYTPDTSGTLNVNVKQEIPSPTQPCSFDDAIKVNTSGCNLDKVNILPSALITPLRPNSVIKSEEAAPMALTAEKRAPPVFKATSVVGPPQATLETNMSSILGNGTFSSSASHLAPESENQQLQPKVYTPEAMPSLQAQDLAQPGSFPAGSGPNQLQNSDTLLQQASQFPTRESQPREVLQPESAVMTLSQLTEASQQQSPLQESTQVLQQQMSSNLFSSASSVSQLQNTIQQLQAGNFQSSTASSNHGSVDLVQQVLEAQQQLSSVLFSGSDNEDVQEQINVEIFQQVSQIQNGVSQGMFSASDTVHSRAEDLLSGRSENVHPQPESSLSSQQQQQQQQQAMETSAAMVIEIQQGLCQAASQMQSDMFSTSSSGNRNIQQSPVYQQTSHLMGALTTNEDIQMQCELFSPTSVSGNEAGTPSQQQQQQQQVVPANGPSMFQSSGSADGEEAPGQTKQMQNNVFQAMVQMQHSGENQAQVSLFSSSESMMAVQDNGTQQQQQQTGSLFQQSGELMSLQSGSFLQQASHSQAQLFHSQSPIGDAQNISQETQSALFHSQSSASSSEQLQPPMFHSQSPMGVVQDQQASNLFLPQSSVAQEEQMPFFATQNSISPLQTSANAEQQSTFQQQQAQLSHLQNPMLAQEQSQQQQQSMFQSQVPQNQQGAMFQPQHSMVALQNSTPSQEQQQQNLRFSNQNSMGPMTSQKQNMMYNPSPNPMASQEQQQQQQQQQQQQQQQQSQSLFHPQSSMAPMNQDQQPMQFQNQSPGSNQAESQQQPALFHNSPQIQLVQGSSSSQEQPVTLFISSTSMSALQNSMNQQELQQPPLYSSPNNMAGIQGASSPPQQQQQQQQAALFHNTPGSGSMNQLQNSSASSRQTSGIFLFGIQDNCGQLLTSGPTSMSDQIITISQPQGEAQSSVTTLLSQQMSESPQLSSAMTTNQNMKKIDDLLVSLQNQGNNNMAGSF
- the NFAT5 gene encoding nuclear factor of activated T-cells 5 isoform X4, whose product is MGGACSSFTTSSSPTIYSTSVTDSKAMQVESCSSAMGVSNRGVSDKQLTNNTAQQQQQQSTPKRHTVLYITPPPEDLLDNSRMSCQDEGCGLESEQSCSMWMEDSPSNFSNMSTSSYNDNTEVPRKSRKRNPKQRPGIKRRDCEESTMDIFDADSAKAPHYVLSQLSTDSKSNSKAGNGTSETPKTTGGKKSPMLCGQYPGKSEGKELKIMVQPETQHRARYLTEGSRGSVKDRTQQGFPTVKLEGHNEAVTLQVFVGNDSGRVKPHGFYQACRVTGRNTTPCKEVDIEGTTVIEVGLDPNNNMTLAVDCVGILKLRNADVEARIGIAGSKKKSTRARLVFRVNITRKDGSILTLQTPSSPILCTQPAGVPEILKKSLHSCSVKGEEEVFLIGKNFLKGTKVIFQENMSDENSWKGEAEIDMELFHQNHLIVKVPPYHDQQITAPVSVGIYVVTNAGRSHDIQPFTYTPDTSGTLNVNVKQEIPSPTQPCSFDDAIKVNTSGCNLDKVNILPSALITPLRPNSVIKSEEAAPMALTAEKRAPPVFKATSVVGPPQATLETNMSSILGNGTFSSSASHLAPESENQQLQPKVYTPEAMPSLQAQDLAQPGSFPAGSGPNQLQNSDTLLQQASQFPTRESQPREVLQPESAVMTLSQLTEASQQQSPLQESTQVLQQQMSSNLFSSASSVSQLQNTIQQLQAGNFQSSTASSNHGSVDLVQQVLEAQQQLSSVLFSGSDNEDVQEQINVEIFQQVSQIQNGVSQGMFSASDTVHSRAEDLLSGRSENVHPQPESSLSSQQQQQQQQQAMETSAAMVIEIQQGLCQAASQMQSDMFSTSSSGNRNIQQSPVYQQTSHLMGALTTNEDIQMQCELFSPTSVSGNEAGTPSQQQQQQQQVVPANGPSMFQSSGSADGEEAPGQTKQMQNNVFQAMVQMQHSGENQAQVSLFSSSESMMAVQDNGTQQQQQQTGSLFQQSGELMSLQSGSFLQQASHSQAQLFHSQSPIGDAQNISQETQSALFHSQSSASSSEQLQPPMFHSQSPMGVVQDQQASNLFLPQSSVAQEEQMPFFATQNSISPLQTSANAEQQSTFQQQQAQLSHLQNPMLAQEQSQQQQQSMFQSQVPQNQQGAMFQPQHSMVALQNSTPSQEQQQQNLRFSNQNSMGPMTSQKQNMMYNPSPNPMASQEQQQQQQQQQQQQQQQQSQSLFHPQSSMAPMNQDQQPMQFQNQSPGSNQAESQQQPALFHNSPQIQLVQGSSSSQEQPVTLFISSTSMSALQNSMNQQELQQPPLYSSPNNMAGIQGASSPPQQQQQQQQAALFHNTPGSGSMNQLQNSSASSRQTSGIFLFGIQDNCGQLLTSGPTSMSDQIITISQPQGEAQSSVTTLLSQQMSESPQLSSAMTTNQNMKKIDDLLVSLQNQGNNNMAGSF
- the NFAT5 gene encoding nuclear factor of activated T-cells 5 isoform X1, encoding MVPSSARGRAEERASPEQLRRPSARPSSRLDPRRRPWHDVAAMRSMLADESAFCAAPLHDWPWSAFGGRAVAAAPPESVYDLLPKELQLPPSRELSVASMSQTSGGEAGSPPPGVVAADASSAPSSSSMGGACSSFTTSSSPTIYSTSVTDSKAMQVESCSSAMGVSNRGVSDKQLTNNTAQQQQQQSTPKRHTVLYITPPPEDLLDNSRMSCQDEGCGLESEQSCSMWMEDSPSNFSNMSTSSYNDNTEVPRKSRKRNPKQRPGIKRRDCEESTMDIFDADSAKAPHYVLSQLSTDSKSNSKAGNGTSETPKTTGGKKSPMLCGQYPGKSEGKELKIMVQPETQHRARYLTEGSRGSVKDRTQQGFPTVKLEGHNEAVTLQVFVGNDSGRVKPHGFYQACRVTGRNTTPCKEVDIEGTTVIEVGLDPNNNMTLAVDCVGILKLRNADVEARIGIAGSKKKSTRARLVFRVNITRKDGSILTLQTPSSPILCTQPAGVPEILKKSLHSCSVKGEEEVFLIGKNFLKGTKVIFQENMSDENSWKGEAEIDMELFHQNHLIVKVPPYHDQQITAPVSVGIYVVTNAGRSHDIQPFTYTPDTSGTLNVNVKQEIPSPTQPCSFDDAIKVNTSGCNLDKVNILPSALITPLRPNSVIKSEEAAPMALTAEKRAPPVFKATSVVGPPQATLETNMSSILGNGTFSSSASHLAPESENQQLQPKVYTPEAMPSLQAQDLAQPGSFPAGSGPNQLQNSDTLLQQASQFPTRESQPREVLQPESAVMTLSQLTEASQQQSPLQESTQVLQQQMSSNLFSSASSVSQLQNTIQQLQAGNFQSSTASSNHGSVDLVQQVLEAQQQLSSVLFSGSDNEDVQEQINVEIFQQVSQIQNGVSQGMFSASDTVHSRAEDLLSGRSENVHPQPESSLSSQQQQQQQQQAMETSAAMVIEIQQGLCQAASQMQSDMFSTSSSGNRNIQQSPVYQQTSHLMGALTTNEDIQMQCELFSPTSVSGNEAGTPSQQQQQQQQVVPANGPSMFQSSGSADGEEAPGQTKQMQNNVFQAMVQMQHSGENQAQVSLFSSSESMMAVQDNGTQQQQQQTGSLFQQSGELMSLQSGSFLQQASHSQAQLFHSQSPIGDAQNISQETQSALFHSQSSASSSEQLQPPMFHSQSPMGVVQDQQASNLFLPQSSVAQEEQMPFFATQNSISPLQTSANAEQQSTFQQQQAQLSHLQNPMLAQEQSQQQQQSMFQSQVPQNQQGAMFQPQHSMVALQNSTPSQEQQQQNLRFSNQNSMGPMTSQKQNMMYNPSPNPMASQEQQQQQQQQQQQQQQQQSQSLFHPQSSMAPMNQDQQPMQFQNQSPGSNQAESQQQPALFHNSPQIQLVQGSSSSQEQPVTLFISSTSMSALQNSMNQQELQQPPLYSSPNNMAGIQGASSPPQQQQQQQQAALFHNTPGSGSMNQLQNSSASSRQTSGIFLFGIQDNCGQLLTSGPTSMSDQIITISQPQGEAQSSVTTLLSQQMSESPQLSSAMTTNQNMKKIDDLLVSLQNQGNNNMAGSF
- the NFAT5 gene encoding nuclear factor of activated T-cells 5 isoform X2 is translated as MPSDFISLLSADLDLESPKSLYSKESVYDLLPKELQLPPSRELSVASMSQTSGGEAGSPPPGVVAADASSAPSSSSMGGACSSFTTSSSPTIYSTSVTDSKAMQVESCSSAMGVSNRGVSDKQLTNNTAQQQQQQSTPKRHTVLYITPPPEDLLDNSRMSCQDEGCGLESEQSCSMWMEDSPSNFSNMSTSSYNDNTEVPRKSRKRNPKQRPGIKRRDCEESTMDIFDADSAKAPHYVLSQLSTDSKSNSKAGNGTSETPKTTGGKKSPMLCGQYPGKSEGKELKIMVQPETQHRARYLTEGSRGSVKDRTQQGFPTVKLEGHNEAVTLQVFVGNDSGRVKPHGFYQACRVTGRNTTPCKEVDIEGTTVIEVGLDPNNNMTLAVDCVGILKLRNADVEARIGIAGSKKKSTRARLVFRVNITRKDGSILTLQTPSSPILCTQPAGVPEILKKSLHSCSVKGEEEVFLIGKNFLKGTKVIFQENMSDENSWKGEAEIDMELFHQNHLIVKVPPYHDQQITAPVSVGIYVVTNAGRSHDIQPFTYTPDTSGTLNVNVKQEIPSPTQPCSFDDAIKVNTSGCNLDKVNILPSALITPLRPNSVIKSEEAAPMALTAEKRAPPVFKATSVVGPPQATLETNMSSILGNGTFSSSASHLAPESENQQLQPKVYTPEAMPSLQAQDLAQPGSFPAGSGPNQLQNSDTLLQQASQFPTRESQPREVLQPESAVMTLSQLTEASQQQSPLQESTQVLQQQMSSNLFSSASSVSQLQNTIQQLQAGNFQSSTASSNHGSVDLVQQVLEAQQQLSSVLFSGSDNEDVQEQINVEIFQQVSQIQNGVSQGMFSASDTVHSRAEDLLSGRSENVHPQPESSLSSQQQQQQQQQAMETSAAMVIEIQQGLCQAASQMQSDMFSTSSSGNRNIQQSPVYQQTSHLMGALTTNEDIQMQCELFSPTSVSGNEAGTPSQQQQQQQQVVPANGPSMFQSSGSADGEEAPGQTKQMQNNVFQAMVQMQHSGENQAQVSLFSSSESMMAVQDNGTQQQQQQTGSLFQQSGELMSLQSGSFLQQASHSQAQLFHSQSPIGDAQNISQETQSALFHSQSSASSSEQLQPPMFHSQSPMGVVQDQQASNLFLPQSSVAQEEQMPFFATQNSISPLQTSANAEQQSTFQQQQAQLSHLQNPMLAQEQSQQQQQSMFQSQVPQNQQGAMFQPQHSMVALQNSTPSQEQQQQNLRFSNQNSMGPMTSQKQNMMYNPSPNPMASQEQQQQQQQQQQQQQQQQSQSLFHPQSSMAPMNQDQQPMQFQNQSPGSNQAESQQQPALFHNSPQIQLVQGSSSSQEQPVTLFISSTSMSALQNSMNQQELQQPPLYSSPNNMAGIQGASSPPQQQQQQQQAALFHNTPGSGSMNQLQNSSASSRQTSGIFLFGIQDNCGQLLTSGPTSMSDQIITISQPQGEAQSSVTTLLSQQMSESPQLSSAMTTNQNMKKIDDLLVSLQNQGNNNMAGSF